The genomic segment GCGGGAACGCAGCTTTGAAATCAGTCCTTTTGCACAAAACATTCCCACTCCAAGATTAACTGTGTTAGAGATCTGCCTTCTCCTCAGCCCCTAGCACACTTGACTGACCCTCCCCTCTGTAGCGCAGCAAACGTTCCCGAGGCAGTTTTGATCACCCTCCGACTCGCTGACTGTGCCTTCCCCTACTCCCCGCCCACAGGGGTTGGACCTAGTCCTAGGCAACGCTGCCTTCCGCCCCTAGCAACCGCTcacctgttttctctttctatagGCCAgtaaatttcctttatttttcttattggtcCGCGTAACTCTATCTTGACCAATCAGTAGCAGCCACGGAGACCCAACTCACTCCCATACAATTTGGGGGTAATCGTGGAGGAGACAAGTATTTCCTTCTCTGAATCCAGCTTTCCCAGAAAGCTTCTTATTCGTCAAACTGTTGTAAATCCCCCCAGAATGAGTTTCTAAAACATTAGTCTTAAGCCTGTAATGTCTAGTCGCTGCCTACTTCCCCTCTTCCACGTGGTACGGCCCGCACAAAGCTCCACCTTCCAGCCACTTTGAGAGCCTGAGTCCTCCGCTAAGTATACGCCACTCAGTGACGGAGACGATACCACCTCTGATTGATAAGTAGGGGAACTCTAGCCACCCCCCGGGTTGTCCTGCTCCGCTCCGGCCACATATTGCATCTCTTGTTCGGACCATGGGCACGCTATGGTGGTAGGGCGACTGCTTCCAGCACCACAGAAGGCACGCGATGTGGACAAGAAAGGGAGCACTTGGTACAGTCCACGCCGCGCCCCGCGCTGCCGGAAGTGAGGTGTCTTACCCTCGAAGTTCCGGCTCGCAGGGGGTGGAGGAGTGTTGTTAACCGGGACGCCTCCACATTCGCGGGGATTGAGCGGGCTTGCGGCGTTGGGCTCCTGGTGAGTGGGCCGGGACTGTGGTTGGAGTCGGGACCTGGACCTTCCCCAGGGTTGGCGCGCTCCTCCGCCCGCCACTCACTTTCGGCCTGTCAGCTGGCGGTAGGTAGACCTCAGGCGCCCTCGCGGCCGCTCTCTGAGGCTGGGCCCCGCCTGCGACGCTCGCTGCTCCTGGCGCTTCACAGGTGCGCGACCACGGGGCGATCCCGGTCCCTCCGAGTCCCGCCACTGCGTCCTGTGGGTCGGCCGTTTCTCCGGTGCCCCGAGTTGACACTGccgcggggggttggggggaagcaGGTTTCCAGACTGACGGACCTTGCCCGCTCCCGCGGGGCGCGTGTCGGAGCTGTCCACTCCGGCAGAGCTGTCACCGGCGCTGTCGCCTGCCCGGCTGTGCCCCGTAGCGCTTTGGCTTCTCCCAGTCCAGGCCGCACGTTCCCTCCTCTGGAGTTGTCTTTTGTATCCCACAGCATCATCTTCACTTTTAAGTAGCAGTTCTTCCCCCTCCAATGTTGCTGCCTTTCCTCATTACTCTCTAGGGGCGGCGGCTTGGCAGGGAGGCAGCGAGGAAAGAGCCCTAGATTTGAGACAAAACTGATCTAGGCACCAGTGTGAGCACTTAACCACTTCGAGTCTCAGTTTCCCGTTCGCAATACGGGGGAGTGAGTCTGTGCTGTTCTTGATGCGATTGCGAGGGTGAAacgagtttttatttatttatttactgactcTGGGTTTTGGGCACTTGCTAGGTTTGCACCGTATGGGCATCACACAAgtcattctttcctttcccatGCAGGTTTCCAGGCCAGGGCCATGTTCCGCACCGCAGTGATGATGGCGGCCAGCCTGGCGTTGACTGGCGCAGTGGTGGCTCATGCCTACTACCTCAAGCACCAGTTCTACCCCACTGTGGTGTACCTGACTAAGTCCAGCCCCAGCATGGCAGTGAGTTGAAGGCTCAGGGAGGGAGGAACtcctgggaggaaaggaggagattGCTTGAGAAGGGGTGGGGCTAGAGGTCAAGTAGGAGAGAAGTCGCCTCCAGCTGCTTAACTTTGAGTAAATTGTGATAGGGATGTGGGGAGGTTCCTGAATGCTGAGCCCCACGCAGAGCAAAACGGAAGCTGACCGCAAACCAGAGCCTCTCTTTCCTCTTAGGTCCTGTACATCCAGGCCTTCGTTCTTGTCTTCCTCTTGGGCAAGGTGATGGGCAAGGTGTTCTTTGGACAGCTGAGGGCAGCAGAGATGGAGGTAAGATGTTTGTGGTCTCAAAGTGAGGGCCAGGGAGCTGGGCAAGCACATTGTCCGAGTTCCACATTATTTCTCGCCCAACCCCCAGCACCTTCTAGAACGTTCCTGGTATGCGGTCACTGAGACTTGTCTGGCCTTCACCGTCTTTCGGGACGACTTCAGCCCCCGCTTTGTTGCACTCTtcactctccttctcttcctcaagTGTTTTCACTGGCTGGCTGAAGACCGTGTGGACTTTGTGAGTCGGGTCGGGGGTTCTCTGGAGCAGACGGAAGCCAGAGTGGCCagtgggcaggcttgtggagtgAGGGCTGGGTCTGGGATATGGGGTGAGCTCCAGCTTTCCTGACAGGACCCCTCTTCTGCTCTGCCTCAGATGGAACGCAGCCCCAACATCTCCTGGCTCTTTCACTGCCGCATTGTCTGTGAGTGAGACCCCTGTGAGGGGCGAGGCGGGAGAGGAGGCACCGTGGAGGGTTGGGACATAAAACGTCACTGGCTGTGGCACAGGCCGTCACCTCAGCCACAGCTGTACAGGAAAGATAATTTAGGAAATTAATTTGCATCATCTCTGTCCTGTTCCACTCCACAGCTTCTCAACTGCCTGGCCCCTCAGCTCTTTGCCTCCTCACCTGGAGCTTGGGCTGCCCCAGTGCCCCGCTAGGCAGAATTGGAGTTCCCAGGGGGCCGGGTTCAGTGGTGTGCTCACCTGACTGGAGGCCAGGACCTTGGTGGGCTTGAGGGTGGGAGCTATCTTAGAATAGGAAGtggctgccaggccctgggctgaccCCTCCAACCCCCATTTCGGGGGTCCCCACAGCCCTTATGTTCCTCCTGGGTATCCTGGACTTCCTCTTCGTCAGCCATGCCTATCACAGCATCCTGACCCGTGGGGCCTCTGTGCAGCTGGTGTTTGGCTTTGAGGTAAAACTGGCTTGGGAGGTTGGGAGGACAAGCCTGAGGTGGCactgcatgtgccctgaataATGCAAAAATGCTTATCGAGCACCTGCTCTGTGGTTAGCCCCACTTGGGCCACCAAGGAGCGGTCATCGGTCAGTCCCAGCCCTCTGCACCCTCAGCCTGGGAGAGTGGGGAAGGCACAGAGGTGCCTGTGGAGGAGGAGTGCTGACCTGGCgctcagggagggcttcctggaggctgGTGCCAGAAGGCTACCAGGCTGTTGATGGACAGAAGGAATTAGTGTGGAGGATGTTGGCTGGGGGAGAATGTGCTCCTTGACAGTAGCTCACGTTGTCGAGTGCTTGgtgggtgccaggccctgtgctgagcgCCTGCCCTGCGTGTCTTTGAATCAGCAAAGCAGTTAATTCTGTCATTTTACAGTCAAGCACAATGTAGTTCAGAGAGGCCCAGCGGGTCGCCACAGGTCGCACCAGCTAGTGAGTGGAGGAGCTCGGCAGGCCCCGGCTATGTCCGTGCCTGTGCTTGTACTCGCACCCTGCTGTGCAGAGGCCTGGGAGCAGCAGCGCTGCTGGAGCAGGGCGCTGCTCACGGCcgccatcccctcccccacagtacGCCATCCTGATGACCATGGTGCTCACCATCTTCATCAAGTACGTGCTGCACTCCGTGGACCTCCAGAGCGAAAACCCCTGGGACAATAAGGCCGTGTACATGCTCTACACAGAACTGTTTACAGGTGAAAGGGGCCTGGGCCTCCCCTGACCCGGGCCAGTGTCCCCGCTCTGCCCCACAGGCCCGTGACCAGCCGCTCTCTGTACCCCGCCCCCAGGCTTCATCAAGGTGCTGCTCTACATGGCCTTTATGACCATCATGATCAAGGTGCACACCTTCCCCCTGTTCGCCATCCGGCCCATGTACCTGGCCATGAGGTGAGCCCGGCTGAGCCACGCCCACCGCTCCCCTGCCCGTCCCGCCCCTCCCGCTCCCACTCCCAACCAGCACCGAAACTGTCCTTTCAGGCAGTTCAAGAAAGCTGTGACAGATGCCATCATGTCCCGCCGCGCTATCCGCAACATGAACACGCTGTAAGTGGCCTGCCCCGGGTGCTCTCCTAGGCTCTGCCCCAGCTGTGGTCCTGCGTCCTCCAGCTCCGGTCTTGACATGACCTTGGCCTGTCCTAATCAGGTACCCAGATGCCACCCCAGAGGAGCTCCAGGCAATGGACAATGTCTGCATCATCTGTCGAGAAGAGATGGTGACTGGAGCCAAGAGACTGCCCTGTAACCACATTTTCCATACCAGGTAGGGGGGCCCCGGGGAGCCTGCACGTTGGGGATGGGCTCACAGAGGCTGGCCCCGAGGGGCATGCTGACCACCACCTGGTCTTGACTCCCAGCTGCCTGCGCTCCTGGTTCCAGCGGCAGCAGACCTGCCCCACCTGCCGAATGGATGTCCTTCGTGCGTCACTGCCAACCCAGTCACCGCCACCCCCTGAACCTGCGGATCAGGGGCCACCACCTgccgcccaccccccaccactcctgccccagcctcccaaCTGTGAGTGACCCCCCCATTTGGCCAACTATCATACTGTCAAGTACTTGCCCTGGGCTAGGAATGGGAAATACTGAGGGGAATCAGAGTCCCTGCCCAATAGGAGCACAGTTTGCGGCGGGGGGTCATGGGAAGAGAGATGATTGCAGTCGTGGTCAGTTGTGAGCCCAGAGAGGACCTGTGGGAGCAGAGGATGTAGATCCCAACACCCAGCCCCTCGCCTGTGATTTGGACCTTTTCTCATGACCCCCCGTCCTCTCTCTGCAGTCCCCCAgggcctcctgcctccttttcctccaGGCATGTTCCCACTGTGGCCCCCCATGGGCCCCTTTCCACCAGTCCCACCACCCCCCAGCTCAGG from the Desmodus rotundus isolate HL8 chromosome 5, HLdesRot8A.1, whole genome shotgun sequence genome contains:
- the SYVN1 gene encoding E3 ubiquitin-protein ligase synoviolin isoform X1, which translates into the protein MFRTAVMMAASLALTGAVVAHAYYLKHQFYPTVVYLTKSSPSMAVLYIQAFVLVFLLGKVMGKVFFGQLRAAEMEHLLERSWYAVTETCLAFTVFRDDFSPRFVALFTLLLFLKCFHWLAEDRVDFDPSSALPQMERSPNISWLFHCRIVSLMFLLGILDFLFVSHAYHSILTRGASVQLVFGFEYAILMTMVLTIFIKYVLHSVDLQSENPWDNKAVYMLYTELFTGFIKVLLYMAFMTIMIKVHTFPLFAIRPMYLAMRQFKKAVTDAIMSRRAIRNMNTLYPDATPEELQAMDNVCIICREEMVTGAKRLPCNHIFHTSCLRSWFQRQQTCPTCRMDVLRASLPTQSPPPPEPADQGPPPAAHPPPLLPQPPNFPQGLLPPFPPGMFPLWPPMGPFPPVPPPPSSGEAAAPPSTSAAALSRPSGAAATTAASAASAQAPGSAPTSEAAPAPGFPFPPPWMGMPLPPPFAFPPMPVPPAGFAGLTPEELRALEGHERQHLEARLQSLRNIHTLLDAAMLQINQYLTVLASLGPPRPATSVSPTEEAAPTVVAAASSTSTPSSEATAPSPGASPPAPEFEKPPAPESVGTEELPEDGEPDAAELRRRRLQKLESPIAH
- the SYVN1 gene encoding E3 ubiquitin-protein ligase synoviolin isoform X4 → MFRTAVMMAASLALTGAVVAHAYYLKHQFYPTVVYLTKSSPSMAVLYIQAFVLVFLLGKVMGKVFFGQLRAAEMEHLLERSWYAVTETCLAFTVFRDDFSPRFVALFTLLLFLKCFHWLAEDRVDFMERSPNISWLFHCRIVSLMFLLGILDFLFVSHAYHSILTRGASVQLVFGFEYAILMTMVLTIFIKYVLHSVDLQSENPWDNKAVYMLYTELFTGFIKVLLYMAFMTIMIKVHTFPLFAIRPMYLAMRQFKKAVTDAIMSRRAIRNMNTLYPDATPEELQAMDNVCIICREEMVTGAKRLPCNHIFHTSCLRSWFQRQQTCPTCRMDVLRASLPTQSPPPPEPADQGPPPAAHPPPLLPQPPNFPQGLLPPFPPGMFPLWPPMGPFPPVPPPPSSGEAAAPPSTSAAALSRPSGAAATTAASAASAQAPGSAPTSEAAPAPGFPFPPPWMGMPLPPPFAFPPMPVPPAGFAGLTPEELRALEGHERQHLEARLQSLRNIHTLLDAAMLQINQYLTVLASLGPPRPATSVSPTEEAAPTVVAAASSTSTPSSEATAPSPGASPPAPEFEKPPAPESVGTEELPEDGEPDAAELRRRRLQKLESPIAH
- the SYVN1 gene encoding E3 ubiquitin-protein ligase synoviolin isoform X3: MFRTAVMMAASLALTGAVVAHAYYLKHQFYPTVVYLTKSSPSMAVLYIQAFVLVFLLGKVMGKVFFGQLRAAEMEHLLERSWYAVTETCLAFTVFRDDFSPRFVALFTLLLFLKCFHWLAEDRVDFMERSPNISWLFHCRIVSLMFLLGILDFLFVSHAYHSILTRGASVQLVFGFEYAILMTMVLTIFIKYVLHSVDLQSENPWDNKAVYMLYTELFTGFIKVLLYMAFMTIMIKVHTFPLFAIRPMYLAMRQFKKAVTDAIMSRRAIRNMNTLYPDATPEELQAMDNVCIICREEMVTGAKRLPCNHIFHTSCLRSWFQRQQTCPTCRMDVLRASLPTQSPPPPEPADQGPPPAAHPPPLLPQPPNFPQGLLPPFPPGMFPLWPPMGPFPPVPPPPSSGEAAAPPSTSAALSRPSGAAATTAASAASAQAPGSAPTSEAAPAPGFPFPPPWMGMPLPPPFAFPPMPVPPAGFAGLTPEELRALEGHERQHLEARLQSLRNIHTLLDAAMLQINQYLTVLASLGPPRPATSVSPTEEAAPTVVAAASSTSTPSSEATAPSPGASPPAPEFEKPPAPESVGTEELPEDGEPDAAELRRRRLQKLESPIAH
- the SYVN1 gene encoding E3 ubiquitin-protein ligase synoviolin isoform X2, translating into MFRTAVMMAASLALTGAVVAHAYYLKHQFYPTVVYLTKSSPSMAVLYIQAFVLVFLLGKVMGKVFFGQLRAAEMEHLLERSWYAVTETCLAFTVFRDDFSPRFVALFTLLLFLKCFHWLAEDRVDFDPSSALPQMERSPNISWLFHCRIVSLMFLLGILDFLFVSHAYHSILTRGASVQLVFGFEYAILMTMVLTIFIKYVLHSVDLQSENPWDNKAVYMLYTELFTGFIKVLLYMAFMTIMIKVHTFPLFAIRPMYLAMRQFKKAVTDAIMSRRAIRNMNTLYPDATPEELQAMDNVCIICREEMVTGAKRLPCNHIFHTSCLRSWFQRQQTCPTCRMDVLRASLPTQSPPPPEPADQGPPPAAHPPPLLPQPPNFPQGLLPPFPPGMFPLWPPMGPFPPVPPPPSSGEAAAPPSTSAALSRPSGAAATTAASAASAQAPGSAPTSEAAPAPGFPFPPPWMGMPLPPPFAFPPMPVPPAGFAGLTPEELRALEGHERQHLEARLQSLRNIHTLLDAAMLQINQYLTVLASLGPPRPATSVSPTEEAAPTVVAAASSTSTPSSEATAPSPGASPPAPEFEKPPAPESVGTEELPEDGEPDAAELRRRRLQKLESPIAH